A stretch of DNA from Oryza brachyantha chromosome 4, ObraRS2, whole genome shotgun sequence:
CCTCTCCTCGTCGCTCCGTCGCGTGGGGTTCCCTATCCCTCCTTGCCCCTAACGGGCGGACGGGCAATTCCCCGTGCGCCTGTTCGATCTGTATCGGCAGTCGATGCGGACGAGGAGATgagcggcgccgaggaggaggaggaggaagaggaggaggaggtgtttTATGAGGCACGGGACCGCGTactgtcctcctcctcctgctcctccacctcggcctcggacgacgacgaccacccgCGGCGGGGTCGGgatgcggctgctgctgctgctgcggcggcggcggcgctcgacgTGTGGACTTCGGAGCCAGCGCCCGTGCAGGAACGGCGCCGGAGGCTTCTCCAGATGATGGGGCTCTCTGGGGACCCCTCTCTGGCGCGCCTCGAGATGGGTCGATCGGTGTCCTACGACGGGCCCATCCGACCGGAGACGGTGTCGCCCATCTCCCGATCCAGATCGGATGGCGCCGTGCCGGCCTCCGCCACCAAGCCTCCGCTAGCTGTCCGGTCGCGCCACACATCGTCCGACTCCTCCGAGGCCACGCCGGagggcgccgacgccgacccAAGGTGCCTGATCCGAAACCTCGACGACGGCAGCGAGTTCGTGGTGAAGGAGGAGTTCGCGCTCCGCGAGGTCGGTACGGGGAGGCGACTCACCATAGAGGAGTTCGACCTCTGCGTCGGTCGCTCCCCCATCGTTCAGGAGCTCATGCGCCGCCAGAACGTGGCAAACTCTGGTTCAAACAACGGTGCGTCCGCCCTCATCCAGAGGTCCAGCTCTGATTCAAGCAACAGTGCGACGCGCCACAGGCGGCGCAGCAACTGGCTCCGGAGCATCCGCAACGTCGCTGGCTCCATGGTGGTCGGCTCCCGGGACCGCCGAAGCAGCGACGAGAAGGACACGTCCTCGGAGAAGGGAGGGCGCCGGTCCAGCTCAGCAACAGATGACAGCCAGGATAGTGTCAGCGCTGCGCGCCATTGCCCGGAGCGTGTTAAGGTACGGCAGTACGGGAAGTCATGCAAAGAGCTCAATGGGCTGTTCATGAACCAGGAGATACAGGCGCACAATGGGTCCATCTGGAGCATCAAGTTCAGCCCCGATGGGCGGTACCTCGCGACTGCTGGGGAGGATTGCGTGATCCACGTCTGGGAGGTGTCGGAGTTTGAGACGAAACGGGAGGACAATGAGTTGTGCAATCAACTTATGGCCGTTGTCTGCAATGGTTCGCCGGAGCCGATATTGGCGTTGGCAAGTGTTGATGGGAGCTGTTGGGAGAAGAAGCATCGGGCTAGAACCTTGGAGTCTCGAAAGTCCGCAAACTCTGACCGATTGATGTTTCCAGAGCATGTATTCGCGCTCTCAGAGAAACCAGTCAAAACTTTTGAGGGGCATTCAGAGGACGTACTTGATCTCTGCTGGTCTAAATCTCAGGTATTGTTACAAGTCTTCTACTACCTCCtttccaaaatatttctagattatttagcATAGACTAAGGAGGTTTCAAAAGACTCCCTTTTAGTCACTTTAGTGATtaatttgaattgattagattcctTTTCTAAGCACCTGATCGGCTCTGAAAAattggaatgattgaaattatGGGAATCGGTGCAGAAATGCTTATGTtgtggtataaaatttgaatattagaaatgattatatattcGGAGGGAGTACTCATGCAAGACTGCTGATATAATTGATGCTTCTTCAGTAGTAAAAAGGGCCAAGGTAGAACATAATATCACAACCTGAATTCTGCTAAAATTTGACAGTGTCTTCTTAACTCGCAGTTAATCTTTACTATAGTCTTAGCATGTAAGGGAAAATTTCGAAATAGGGGTACAGTGTTTTCACACAGACCTTTGTCATAATTGTGAGTCGAACTGTGCCAGAACAAAACATTTGACCAAGTAGTCAAAGACTGATATTGTTCAATCTCTTGACATTTTAGTCAACTGTAGATGATAAATTGACAGGTTCAAATTTTAAGGGTAGTTCTTTTGAAACACAAAGCACATTGAATGCAAATTGGTTTCGTCCAGCTTAGGACTAGTCCTCCTTCCTTCTTAGGAAGGAAGGTTGTATGCATAAACAGCAATCTCACTAATTTGCTTGCCTATCGATAGCATTGAATAGAAGAGGCACATACCAAATCCTGCTATAGGCTAATTACCATTTCCAGGCTAAGCGATTCTATTGTACTATTTACATGATGGGGCATCAATGCTcttgtttttcatttatttttctaaaggGACTAAATCCTTAGAGATACTCATTACTTAACACTGATAAGATATACAGAATGCTATAATGTACCTTttgaaatattataatatctaCAATGGTGATAATGCAAAGATtaggaaaattgtttttttttgttatgccGTATGCATTATTGtgtaaaatatgatatttttgcaaaactcTTAGCCTTAATGGAATCTCAgtacataatataaatattgctTAGAGAAGTTTCAGCCTTCCTTTGAGAGTACATTACAAGTTATTTAATCTCTGTGTTTAAGATGGATATAGGTTTCAAATAAAGGCGCTGATGCATCCTAATCCCGTGACTCTGGTATAGTGAAGCTGATACCGTCTTATATCATTATCTGTCCAAAATAGAACTTAATGTAGGTTGGAGTGTCAGAAAATCTTTCTAGCATGTTGAATTTCAGCATGGAATCCGGCATACCGTGTATGATACATGTTGCTTGAGTAATTGAGTTTGAATTGCTTGTGCATCCATTGCATGTCTAGAAACCTGGAGTTGGATCGTCAACTTCGTATTGATATTATAGAGATCTATGTGGAAAATGTTAGTCGATCCTACTAGCAGTTCACTGGCCTTCCAAAGGCCTAATGCATGACCAGATGCTAATGTGCTAGGCCCTTGTTGTAATTGGCATGTTAAATCAATGTGTACATCAATGTCGAATTATATATACCTTTTGCCGCTGCGTACAAATCCAAATTTCATGTTTGTTAACAATAGTTACATGCTTCCAACAGTGCATGCCCCAAATTTTGATTGCTACAATTCCGTGAATCATGCAGTAGTATTTCTTATGATTCTGCAGCCAttatagtttttaatttttttttcaaacaccGTGCAGCACTTACTTTCATCTTCAATGGATAAAACAGTGAGGCTATGGCATATGTCAAGCACTTCATGTTTGAAAACATTTTCACATAGTGACTATGGTAAGATCTCGATTTGACATTAGCAGTTTggctctctctctgtctctctttATGCACATGTTATGTTTCTCGCTCTTCCAACATACTCTAAATTTTTCTTTGCTGCTTTCTGTTTCAGTGACGTGCATCCAATTCAACCCTGTTGATGATAATTACTTCATTAGTGGTTCTCTGGATGAGAAGGTTCGCATATGGAGCATTCCAAGACGTGAAATTGTTGATTGGAATGATCTGCATGAAATGGTCACTGCTGCTTGCTATACCCCTGATGGACAGGTTTCTACACTATATACTGATGTATGTGACCAAAAAGgttttttgtgtgtttgcTCTAATACCTTGTCTCATATTTTCTGAAGAGAGCATTAATCGGTTCCCACAAGGGCAGTTGTCATATTTATGATACATCTGGTACCTCTCCCTCTCATTATCATCATATCTtaccattttatttctttatgttTTTGCCTTGCTTTTCCTTGGTTAATGACCTGTTTGTCAATCTTATGACCAGATAACAAGCTTCTCCAAAAGAAGCAGATTGACTtgcaaaataagaaaaagaagtcCAGTCAGAAGAAAATCACAGGGTTTCAGGTGATTCAAACACACTTTTGAATATGACACAACCTGTGGTAGATCACAGATCTTCCTTTACTGAACCATAATTCCTTGAATAGTTCCTCCCAGGAAGTTCTTCGAAGGTGCTTATCACATCTGCAGATTCACGAATCCGAGTTGTTGATGGTTTTGAATTAGTTCACAAGTTCAAAGGTATTAAATTCTGCGTCTTGGAGCTTAGTTTTTTCAGATTACTTTTATTCAAGGTTCAGTAAACTTTTATTAGATACAATATTATTTACCTGCTTCTTTTAGATTTTACTAAGTACAGTCCCAATCAAATTTCTTGTTCACCTGAAAACTACTTTTGTTGCTTGCTACTATTACCCCTCCTTTCTTTCGTTGCACTGAAATCTAGGCATATACAGTTATGCTTAGAGACCAGAATAGATCTGCAGTAGTCAAATCATGGTGTGATCATCAGTTTGTAAATAACACATTCCCTGCTGATTATTAAATGTGTTATGCGactaattaaaactaattcctCCTGTCATTTTCTTTCAACAAAGGGCCAAAACTGTCAAAATCCACCTTTTTGAGACGATAGGTTATATGTTAACATGTTGAAGTAGTTGTATTTGCCTTTTGATGAATCCAATTTCCATGCACCTTTCCACTTAGCCTTTTTTTGCCGGGAAAGCCCAGACCGGGCCAACCAATTTCATTAAGGGAAGGAATGTACTTTTTTCCGCTTAGCCTTCTATAGCTGATTGTTTCTAGTTTAACATTTTCTGATACCCTGCGACATTTCAGGATTTCGGAATACCAACAGCCAAATATCAGCTTGCTTGGCTGCGAATGGGAGGTATGTGATCTCTGCAAGTGAGGATTCTCACGTGTACTTCTGGAGAAACGATGATAATTCAGCACAGGGCAGAAGCAAGACCGTTGTGTCCACAACAAATTCGTACGAATACTTCCACTGCCAGGATGTGACCGTAGCTGTTGCTTTGCCATCTTCTGGATCAGCAACAACATCCAGAAACAACTCTAGAAAGAAGGAAGAGCTGGATAGCGTATCTGAGTATCCTCAAGTAAACACCCTGCCAGAAAAACTGCAGGATTCCTCTGATTTCCACCGCCTAAGCGGCAATGCTCTAAGCACTAGCTCAAACCATAGTGGCGACAGAACATCTGCAACTTGGCCTGAAGAGCTGATGACACCAAGTAAGCAGAGCCCTCGGTCCAGTTCCAGTCTTCCTAACGGTGCTGGGCAAGCACCAAGCCGCTCGGCCTGGGGTTTAGTGTTCGTCACAGCAGGCCGTGGAGGTCAGATCAGAACATTTCAGAATTTTGGGTTTCCTGTTCGAGTATAGCAGCTATCATCCAGGTGAACCCGGTGAAGATGCTGACAGTACTCTGTAGTCGCTGCCCCTGCGGCAGAGATAATTTTTTGTGTATAGCTAGGAGGATACGTGGGCGATTTGCACAGCGGTCTGGGATTGGATCTGGTTGCTTGCTACCAAGGTGCGCAAAGCTCCGTTCTTCGACTAACCTACTACGGCCTGGCACACAAGGGATGGCGAGCTCTTTTGCCCAGAACTGTACATGGGAATGGCCTAGAGAGAGCGACTGGTGCTGGCCAGTTGGGGGTGAGAAATCAATCTCTTTTGCCATCCGCCTTTTATCTGTTTTTCCACTCAAGTCCGCtttagcatttttttccttttctttctctcttgttTTCCCCTTTATTATATATTCTTGTAAGAAGAAATCTCAGTGGTACACAAATAGAAAAGCGAAAAAAAGGAGTTGCATAGAGTGGTGAATTCTTTACACTAGTTGGCAGGTTTGCAGTATTGAATGTTACCCTTCTAAAGTAATTAGGAAGAGATGAAAATTTTGGCTTCTGAAGCTAGTAGGGCTTGCTCATGGACAAGGTTGGAATAGTAGAGTTGCATTTGTGAATTCTGATGTACATGTTCTCTTGTTCAATGTTCAATTGTCTACTGCTCGTTTTCATTTGGTGTTTGTGGCGCGTCTTTTGCCTGTTGTAATCATGTACGCTGTAGCTAACCGTGTGACGTGCTTTTCTCGACATCTCGTATACTCCTACGCGCGTAGCCGCAATAAAGCGCACTTACGACTACTTGTGTGAGTGTCAACTTTAGTACTTAATCATGGATGTAGATAGTAGATTGCACCATGAGAAGCCTAACCATCAAAGTTACGTTCAATTCACTATATCTAGACGATCCTATCTCTGGTCATCTTCGAGCATGTGGGCTGTGGCACCGGCCTTCTCCTTTGGCGAATAGAGCCACCGGCTGGCGCTGCCTCCACAATGAACCAGTTTATATGCACCAAAGGGGCTGAATATGTTAGGTACTTTACCAAAAgggctgcatatatataacttcacagtttttttttcttaaaatcacATGATAGTACCTATAATACTATAACTATAGTGTAACTAACAtgtaactataaatataaccaGTATAAACTTGGATATAAgtctcatataaattttaaaaaaatccatagcTTAGTGCTACTTACATTGAAATTGCAATACACTGTAATTACTagttctatataattttactgaaaaatcatattatatatatataacaaatttGGTACCGAATTATTGCCACAGAATGTTTATCccacgtcttaaaaaaatgtattttgaaaaaaaatgttttggcAATTGCTTGGAccactatatttttcttcagtAGATTTTGCCTTGTTGAGAGCCTCTCTTTAGCTAATAGCCAAGTGAAAACTGAGCTATCATTCTATCAACGGCGCTTTGCCCCTCCAAATGAATTTCTCATTGGGGCAATTGGGTCCTGGCTGCAAAAAGGCAGTATAAACATCCCCCGATGAAACACCTGGTGGTCGAGTAATGGCGGCTTGACCTGCGGTTGTTTTCCTGGTTTGATTGTCCGGTCATTCTGTAAGCTGGAGATTGGCAATTTGAGCTAGTAGTTCGCGAAGTTGGTTAGGCCGCTGATGACAGTCTTGGTGGCAAGGTATTGTTAATTCCCATGCTTAGTATCCTGGATACTGAGACGGTCTTTTTGTTTGCAGTGGCTGTACAGGACGGCGTATTTCTCTTTCAGTGGCGCTGCATCAATCCATGAGTCTTCCCAGAAGGATGTCTTGATCCCATTTCCAACCGTGACAGGTGTAAATAAACTGTTGCATCTTTGGGATGAGCCGCTGCAAGATTGACCAGTGTGCACCAAGGTTGATATTTGCGATCAAGTCTTTGTTCCTGCTGTTGTACTCTGTCCACAGCCACAGAGCCCATGTAGAATTATCTTGGTGGAGGCAAAACAATCTTCTAATTAACAGTGCTTCGTTCTGTAAGCGTAGGTCTTTTACCCCTAACCTGCCCTGGCTTTTTTGGTGTGCAAACCTTCTCATAGGCAACGGGGCATTTTGAGCCAGAGGGTGTCTTCGCCGGTCCAGAGGAATGCCCGACGTTTTTGGTCGACTGTGCGTAGAGATGGCAACCACGAATTTTCTGTCGGGTTTTACGTCCCTGTACCCTTCCTCACGGTTAGAATTTTTCCGGTTACCATCCCCGCTAACTATAACCGGTAAATAATTTTTCCATACCTGTTCCCACATGGAGAGTTAATCCCTATGGGTTCCCGGCCCATCCCCTCCTAAACAATACGGTATAcattttaaatcatatatataatccacATTTTATATCAATATAAATGAACATATATTCActaatctatattataaaagtataagATTATATTTATTGAATATAACAATGAATATAATTCcataacatgaaaaaaaaatcttggcacaaataaaactttctcGTCAAATAAGTAAGtgtataaatgatattttgacCCTAAGTTTAACACTACTAAGTCGATTTCACGGAGTAGGGTCAGGCGGTAACTTTATCTTTAAAAACCAGCATCAAATAAGCAAAGCTAAGAAAACATGATTAAATTAGTATTTAGACTTAAAAACAGGGCCAAAAGCATAATTActccttatttaaaaaatctgatCCATTTGTCATCTATCATCttgcaaaaaatttaatttcaaaatgATCCATTGAACGAGAACAAAAATACATCAGTAGTACAAGTACGTCAGatatgttgtttttgttttatcttatCGACGTCGAATGTAAACTTGCGTGCTGACGGAGCGATTTTCTTACAATTATCTATGTTGTCAtctttttagaattttcttaaccatttatatgaaaaaaaaagaacaagtgtaCATCTCCTCAAGGGGACAAAATGACTTTTCCATAGACTGCAAGTGCTGCAGGAGGTCTAAGGCcactttgattcaaaggaatttcatatgaattttataggatttcattcctatagaaatttttcctacaaaaccctttgaatcaaaataATGAACCCTATGGAATGCATTTTCCTATACAtgttttgaaggaaatttaacaagaggttgaaccttatggaaaaaaatcctttgagtctatatctcttCTCAAATTCCTGTATTTTTCTGGCCCCTtagaatcaaaggaatgaaaaaatagaggaacATGATAAATATAGGATTCTGATAGGAATataggtgtaaaacagaggattgcaagacacagaaaaaacgtaggaatgaccgtttgattggactacaggaaaaacacagtaatttgaggagagatatagactcaatagattttttccatgaggttcaacctcttgctaaattttctccaaaacttagtataggaagatgcattctataggaatttcaaaggatttcatagggtttATTCCTTTaattcaaagggctttgtaggaaaaattcctataggaatgaaatcctataaaattcaaagGGGCCTTCATGTGGTCCAATCGAACGGTCGttcctacgttttttctgtgttttgcaatcctctgttttacacctatATTCCTGTCataatcctatattttttctattactccattttttttcattcttgttaTTCAAATGGGCCCTAAATTTGTTTTGATGTGCTTTATCTCATAATCCCATCACGCCAATTCGTTGATCTAACTACTTCACCTCACTCCAACTACGTTTATGTGATGCCATGGTGAGGCTAGCAAAAAACACGTTCTGcatattttgggtttttaaaagaaaataccaaaagcatatttgtaaatagaaaataattgcgaataaaacttttatatacatgtttatagtgatctaaaagaaatctgaaaataaactataataaaaaatctcaaaatcaactctaaatttaaggttaaaatattaaaatttaacttatgagcataaataaaagctaaaatatgGGAGTGAATAAGTCGATGGACAGTTTCTGCGCGCTCTCTGTCTCTCTACAGGGAATCCATCCGGCAATGTAATCGACGAGTAGTTCTTTTTAAGTAGTTCCTGAATCCTGATATTTTTGAGAGGTATCCATTCAGATCCTTGCACAGTTGCATCGCTAAGGATTGACTTGTCTcttggctggctggctgcttCCTGCTGGTATACTAtgccaaattttatagtatGTCACATGCAAGTCGATTGTCTAATCCAATTAAGCTACGTGTTTCGCACATTTCATGCTGCATGAATGCTATGGGCGTGCTGATCGATCTGAATGTGAAGTTTTCTCTGTATAAGTAGATTAGATCAAGGCCACACATGCTGGATACATGAATTGAGCCATTGAGATCCAGTAGTGGTCACTTTATCTACTGTTAGTCGGTTAGCCTGTTACATCATTTTGAACATGCACGCAGTGCACTTCAAAAAACAAACTTGATGTCCCTAAGAAAAACGCAAATCGAAACAATCGGAAGTTGGAAGTGGACACATAAAGACGCATGTACACAGAGATATCCTAGCACTCCGTACTAAGAAAAGGCATGCACTAGGCTTAAAATTGGAGAGAAATGCATGACAGCACATCACACATTTGACGCCACTGAGGGTCTGAGGCAGTGGCGGTAGCTCCAAAACAAAATGCCACAAACTAGCAAGtgttgttaaaatttttaacctatCGGCAAGCGCTGTGGAGGCCAAGCCAGCCCACGCTGATGGCGCGCCCTGCCTTCCCCTGTTTCGAAGGGTCCACGCAGAAAATTCCTTGGCTCCAACTCCAAGAGGCGGGCGCCCCGGTGCACGTACGTGCACATGGCGGCAGTTGCCACCAAGGTGCAGGAGGAGGCTACGCCATGGCGCCTGCTCCTCCTTGGACGTCACCAacgatggcgccgccgccgccgcggaagccattgccattgctcctcctctccctctcactccccttcctcctgctgcttctctccctcgtcttcctcctctcgcACACCACCTTTAGCCTCCTACTATGTCCACTCCTCCCGCGGCCAACTTCGAGGCCGAATGCTGCGGCTACGACGGCTGCGTCTGCTCCCACCCTTGATGCCTCCATGGACAAGACCTTGAGAGCATTCCatgcctcgtcgccgccgccgccgccgccgccacc
This window harbors:
- the LOC102715477 gene encoding WD repeat-containing protein 44-like, with product MSGAEEEEEEEEEEVFYEARDRVLSSSSCSSTSASDDDDHPRRGRDAAAAAAAAAAALDVWTSEPAPVQERRRRLLQMMGLSGDPSLARLEMGRSVSYDGPIRPETVSPISRSRSDGAVPASATKPPLAVRSRHTSSDSSEATPEGADADPRCLIRNLDDGSEFVVKEEFALREVGTGRRLTIEEFDLCVGRSPIVQELMRRQNVANSGSNNGASALIQRSSSDSSNSATRHRRRSNWLRSIRNVAGSMVVGSRDRRSSDEKDTSSEKGGRRSSSATDDSQDSVSAARHCPERVKVRQYGKSCKELNGLFMNQEIQAHNGSIWSIKFSPDGRYLATAGEDCVIHVWEVSEFETKREDNELCNQLMAVVCNGSPEPILALASVDGSCWEKKHRARTLESRKSANSDRLMFPEHVFALSEKPVKTFEGHSEDVLDLCWSKSQHLLSSSMDKTVRLWHMSSTSCLKTFSHSDYVTCIQFNPVDDNYFISGSLDEKVRIWSIPRREIVDWNDLHEMVTAACYTPDGQRALIGSHKGSCHIYDTSDNKLLQKKQIDLQNKKKKSSQKKITGFQFLPGSSSKVLITSADSRIRVVDGFELVHKFKGFRNTNSQISACLAANGRYVISASEDSHVYFWRNDDNSAQGRSKTVVSTTNSYEYFHCQDVTVAVALPSSGSATTSRNNSRKKEELDSVSEYPQVNTLPEKLQDSSDFHRLSGNALSTSSNHSGDRTSATWPEELMTPSKQSPRSSSSLPNGAGQAPSRSAWGLVFVTAGRGGQIRTFQNFGFPVRV